The Thalassolituus oleivorans MIL-1 genome includes the window TCCGTAGTAAAGGGCAGCCGTCAGGATAATCTAGTCATAGATCATCGACGACGTGGACACAGATTGCGCAGCATTCTGTATTTAATAATTCTTATTGCAATTGTTAGTGCTGGTGGATATCTGGGCGGCTATTACGATAGCCGCTCTCAGATTCAACAACTATCGGTGCAAAAGCAATTTCTAGAACACAACCTCAGTCAGGCAGAAGAAACCATTCTTAATCTTAGTCAGCGCGTTAGCGTCCTAGAGAAGGGTGGTGAAGTTGATCGCAAAGCGGCTGAAAGTTTTCGCCAAACGGTTCGCGAACTCAATGCTGATGTTGCTCGGTTAGAACAAGAGGTTGGTTTCTATAAAGGTATTATGGCTCCGGGTTCTGCTGATCGTGGTTTACGCGTTAGTAAAATTGATATTCAGGCCGCTGAATCACCGCAGCGTTTTCGTTATGCCATTATGCTAACGCAAGTAGTCGACAACAGTGCTCACATCGAAGGGCAGGCAGCAATCAATATTGTTGGCCAAATAGATGGTAAAACAACAGTACTACCGTTGCGCGATGTCGATAGCACCATTGATGGTCTCGGCATTAAGT containing:
- a CDS encoding DUF6776 family protein — encoded protein: MSVVKGSRQDNLVIDHRRRGHRLRSILYLIILIAIVSAGGYLGGYYDSRSQIQQLSVQKQFLEHNLSQAEETILNLSQRVSVLEKGGEVDRKAAESFRQTVRELNADVARLEQEVGFYKGIMAPGSADRGLRVSKIDIQAAESPQRFRYAIMLTQVVDNSAHIEGQAAINIVGQIDGKTTVLPLRDVDSTIDGLGIKFRFRYFQEVKGELTLPDGFVPEQMQVVLQSSGNKPQRVEETQQWFMQGETHVQQ